From Brassica oleracea var. oleracea cultivar TO1000 chromosome C3, BOL, whole genome shotgun sequence, a single genomic window includes:
- the LOC106330220 gene encoding zinc finger BED domain-containing protein RICESLEEPER 2-like: MDSQTLDTLAALEAANEQMEVDDDDEAETQGQAQSETQPVQATETVSHSKRAKSLVWNHFVVVGVEADGKRRSRCIHCNKKLVSESASGTSSMKRHLEICPKKPPSSGDREYDPKVDRDMISEIIIFHDQPFKYVEYEKVRARDKYLNPKCQHISRQTAGADVYKRYEEEREKLKKELAEFKGRVSFTSDIWTASTTMTGYICLTAHYVDESFKLNNKILVFSELKPPHTGEEVANKLISCLKEWGLEKKVFSMTLDNATYNDSMQKILKHRLQMASGNGLLCDGKFFHVRCCAHILNLIVKEGLELAVGLLENIRESVKFVKASGSRIEAFAACVQSVGIRSGAGLSLDVPTRWNSTYDMLARALKFRDAFTSLKECDRSYKSLPSEDEWDRGQKICEFLKPFSTITTFFSGVRYPTANAYFLQVWKIECLLMKYASCDDPVMKEMAKKMRVKFSKYWDEYSLVLAMGAVLDPRLKLQILRTAYDKVDPRNAEKKVEVVKKNLKKLYEDNTDSI; the protein is encoded by the exons ACTTGACACACTAGCAGCTCTTGAGGCTGCAAATGAGCAAATGGAGGTTGATGATGATGATGAAGCAGAAACTCAAGGACAAGCACAAAGTGAAACTCAACCTGTTCAAGCAACTGAAACTGTGAGTCATTCTAAACGCGCAAAGTCTCTTGTTTGGAACCATTTCGTAGTAGTAGGAGTAGAGGCAGATGGAAAAAGAAGGAGTCGTTGCATTCATTGTAATAAGAAGTTAGTATCAGAATCTGCCTCAGGAACATCTTCTATGAAACGGCATTTAGAAATCTGTCCCAAAAAGCCTCCGTCAAGTGGTGATCGTGAGTATGATCCGAAAGTAGATCGTGATATGATCAGTGAGATCATTATTTTCCATGATCAGCCTTTCAAATACGTTGAGTATGAGAAGGTTAGAGCTAGGGACAAGTACCTGAATCCCAAATGCCAGCATATATCTAGACAAACTGCTGGAGCTGATGTCTATAAGAGATATGAGGAAGAAAGAGAGAAGCTGAAGAAAGAGTTAGCAGAATTCAAGGGTCGGGTATCTTTTACCTCAGATATATGGACAGCTTCTACTACTATGACGGGATATATCTGTCTGACAGCTCACTATGTTGATGAGAGCTTCAAGTTGAACAACAAGATACTAGTCTTCAGTGAGTTGAAACCTCCACATACTGGTGAAGAAGTGGCTAACAAACTTATTAGCTGTTTGAAGGAGTGGGGATTAGAGAAAAAGGTCTTCTCTATGACCTTGGATAATGCTACTTATAACGATAGTATGCAGAAGATACTCAAGCATCGACTTCAAATGGCTAGCGGCAACGGGTTGTTGTGTGATGGGAAGTTCTTCCACGTTAGATGCTGTGCACACATTTTGAATCTCATAGTGAAAGAAGGTTTAGAACTTGCTGTTGGTCTTCTGGAAAATATCCGAGAGAGTGTTAAGTTTGTCAAAGCATCTGGATCAAGGATAGAAGCATTTGCAGCATGTGTTCAGAGTGTAGGGATTAGGAGTGGAGCTGGACTGTCTCTAGATGTACCAACCAGATGGAATTCAACTTATGATATGCTTGCTAGAGCTCTGAAGTTTCGTGACGCATTCACTAGTTTGAAAGAGTGTGACAGGAGTTACAAATCATTGCCTTCAGAGGATGAGTGGGATCGAGGGCAGAAAATTTGTGAGTTTCTGAAGCCTTTCAGCACTATTACAACGTTCTTCTCAGGCGTTAGATATCCAACGGCTAATGCATATTTTCTACAAGTGTGGAAAATTGAATGCTTACTGATGAAGTATGCTAGTTGTGATGATCCAGTAATGAAAGAGATGGCTAAGAAAATGAGAGTTAAGTTTTCTAAGTATTGGGATGAATACAGTCTTGTTCTAGCTATGGGGGCTGTTTTAGATCCGAGATTGAAGCTGCAAATACTTAGAACAGCTTATGACAAAGTGGATCCGAGAAACGCTGAGAAAAAGGTTGAAGTTGTTAAAAAGAATTTGAAAAAGCTTTATGAAGA CAACACCGACTCCATATGA
- the LOC106329174 gene encoding organic cation/carnitine transporter 7-like gives MEDGNRSFTVDEALVEMGFGKFQLYVLAYAGMGMVAEAMEMMLLSFVGPAVQSLWNLSSREESSITSVVFAGMLVGAYSWGIVADKHGRRKGFIITAVVTFVAGFLSAFAPNYTWLIVLRCFVGLGLGGGPVLVSWYLEFIPAPNRGTWMVIFSGFWTVGTILEASLAWLIMPSLGWRWLLALSSIPSSLLLMFYKWTPESPRYLILQGKKAEALSILEKIARTNGTQLPKGVLGSEMETEMEETKSHPTENTHLLKPGEVEEAPPPVSKIVLKPDSKGPLLVLLSPELIKRTLLLWVVFFGNAFAYYGVVLLTTELKTSQNSCYPTEKELTHSSNDVNYRDIFIASFAELPGLLISAAMVDRLGRKASMSSMLFTCCIFLLPLLTHQSPTLTTALLFGGRICISSAFTVVYIYAPEIYPTAVRTTGVGVGSSVGRIGGVLCPLVAVGLVHGCHQTIAVLLFEFVILVSGICVCLFPFETSGRELTDTISTSNEPSSSSV, from the exons ATGGAAGATGGGAACCGGAGCTTCACAGTGGACGAAGCACTTGTGGAGATGGGATTTGGGAAGTTTCAGCTCTACGTCCTTGCCTACGCTGGAATGGGTATGGTTGCAGAGGCAATGGAGATGATGCTTCTCTCTTTCGTTGGACCTGCTGTTCAATCGCTTTGGAATCTCTCTTCACGAGAGGAAAGCTCGATAACTAGCGTCGTTTTTGCTGGTATGCTTGTTGGAGCTTACTCTTGGGGCATTGTTGCTGACAAACATGGCCGCAG GAAAGGGTTTATCATAACTGCGGTGGTGACTTTCGTAGCTGGTTTCTTGAGCGCATTTGCACCAAACTACACGTGGCTGATCGTTCTCCGCTGTTTCGTTGGTCTCGGATTGGGAGGAGGTCCTGTTCTCGTCTCCTGGTATCTTGAATTCATCCCCGCACCAAACCGAGGGACTTGGATGGTTATTTTCTCAGGTTTCTGGACCGTTGGAACCATCTTGGAAGCTTCCCTCGCTTGG TTAATCATGCCAAGTTTGGGTTGGAGATGGTTACTTGCACTCTCTTCTATACCGTCATCGTTGCTTCTCATGTTCTATAAGTGGACGCCTGAGTCTCCTCGGTACTTAATCCTCCAAGGCAAGAAAGCTGAAGCTCTTTCCATATTAGAGAAGATTGCGAGAACCAACGGAACGCAACTACCTAAAGGTGTTCTCGGCTCAGAGATGGAAACTGAGATGGAAGAGACTAAAAGCCATCCAACAGAAAATACTCATCTTCTCAAGCCTGGTGAAGTCGAAGAAGCTCCTCCTCCTGTGTCCAAGATTGTACTAAAACCTGATAGCAAGGGACCGTTACTAGTTCTTCTATCTCCAGAGCTAATCAAACGGACTTTGCTACTATGGGTTGTGTTCTTTGGAAACGCTTTTGCTTACTACGGTGTTGTCCTTCTCACCACTGAGCTGAAAACTTCTCAAAACAGCTGCTATCCAACTGAAAAAGAGTTAACACATTCTTCAAACGATGTTAACTACAGAGACATTTTCATCGCCAGTTTTGCAG AGCTTCCAGGACTACTTATATCAGCAGCAATGGTGGACAGGCTTGGAAGAAAAGCATCCATGTCATCAATGCTATTCACCTGTTGCATCTTCCTTCTTCCTCTGTTAACTCACCAGTCTCCAACCTTAACAACCGCTCTTCTCTTCGGCGGCCGTATCTGCATCTCATCGGCCTTCACGGTGGTTTACATATACGCTCCGGAGATATATCCAACGGCGGTGAGAACCACCGGTGTTGGAGTTGGGAGCTCGGTGGGGAGAATAGGAGGAGTACTGTGTCCACTAGTGGCCGTTGGATTGGTTCATGGATGCCATCAGACAATAGCTGTTCTTCTCTTTGAGTTTGTGATTCTTGTCTCAGGTATCTGCGTTTGTCTCTTCCCGTTTGAGACCAGTGGTCGTGAACTGACGGATACAATCTCTACGTCCAATGAGCCCTCTTCATCTTCCGTATAG
- the LOC106335073 gene encoding uncharacterized protein LOC106335073 has product MNSGDILSKLALCFSSSEVFFRRAYGDDGVLRYCWATVLTLVFILLCQIIRKVRFFRQDSSSPSSSSPAVSASQSLSSQSRISTLVSDEDLKDLIEKLGERSDDDTEIWEDVIQKSNPRVSYTAKCCKPQDGGSVKYLSTTVFENCSPEVLRDFYMDNEYRKQWDKTVVEHEQLQVDSSSGIEIGRTIKKFPLLTPREYVLAWRLWEGKDKFYCFIKECDHSRVPQQRKYVRVSYFRSGWRIRKVPGRDACEIHMFHQEDAGLNVEMAKLAFSRGIWSYVCKMDSALRKYIATSRRPQGPTVSAVSLMKKVPPELENQTDDITNSSGTVHTGEGAERKKLLRKPSKKQVAKGLLLVGGAVGSAVCLSRGHSALGAKVALAYFLAKLRKRGAQQSQTSQNAGI; this is encoded by the exons ATGAATAGTGGCGACATCTTATCGAAGTTAGCTCTATGCTTCTCCTCTTCCGAAGTCTTTTTCCGGCGAGCTTACGGCGATGATGGAGTCCTTCGTTATTGCTGGGCCACCGTGTTGACACTTGTCTTCATTCTTCTCTGCCAAATTATCCGTAAAGTTCGATTCTTTCGTCAGGATTCATCTTCTCCTTCGTCTTCTTCCCCTGCCGTTTCAGCTTCTCAATCTCTGAGCTCTCAATCAAG AATCTCTACACTTGTTTCTGATGAAGACCTAAAAGACCTTATTGAAAAACTAGGGGAGAGAAGTGATGATGATACTGAGATTTGGGAAGATGTTATTCAGAAAAGCAACCCTCGCGTGTCCTACACTGCCAAATGCTGCAAACCACAA GATGGTGGTTCTGTGAAGTACTTAAGCACCACGGTATTTGAGAACTGCTCGCCGGAGGTTCTGAGGGACTTTTACATGGACAATGAGTACAGGAAACAGTGGGATAAGACCGTGGTCGAGCACGAGCAGTTGCAGGTTGATAGTAGCAGCGGAATAGAGATCGGTCGGACGATAAAGAAGTTTCCTTTGTTGACGCCAAGGGAGTATGTATTGGCTTGGAGGTTGTGGGAGGGGAAGGATAAGTTTTATTGTTTCATCAAG GAGTGTGATCACAGTAGGGTGCCGCAGCAGAGGAAGTATGTACGTGTAAGTTATTTCCGATCTGGTTGGAGAATCAGGAAAG TTCCTGGTAGGGATGCTTGTGAGATCCACATGTTCCACCAGGAAGATGCTGGATTAAATGTTGAGATGGCGAAGCTTGCTTTCTCGAGAGGCATATGGAGTTACGTTTGTAAGATGGACAGTGCGCTTCGTAAGTACATTGCAACCAGTCGTAGACCCCAAGGGCCCACTGTATCTGCTGTTAGCTTAATGAAAAAG GTTCCACCGGAGTTAGAGAATCAGACAGATGACATCACAAACTCCTCGGGAACTGTGCACACAGGTGAAGGAGCCGAAAGGAAGAAACTGTTGAGAAAGCCTTCAAAGAAACAGGTAGCAAAGGGTCTGTTGCTTGTGGGCGGTGCGGTTGGTAGTGCAGTTTGCCTGTCTCGTGGTCACTCCGCCTTAGGTGCTAAGGTTGCATTGGCTTACTTCTTGGCAAAGCTGAGAAAGCGTGGAGCTCAGCAGAGTCAGACTTCCCAGAACGCTGGTATTTAA
- the LOC106335072 gene encoding putative DUF21 domain-containing protein At3g13070, chloroplastic has product MALELSVLGRSLIGAKASILKKCNQRSKLSGRLHCPVALSPCKNRSLSFRFRPSSGFSYRSSSSFMLFSSSQHHDGSQQSSDSGEKDLDSIKVLLKRGIVVGAVVSGVFLYGCRKVLASAGVVEAGYEVFGQSLVLFKNALPKIYQVLRVLREQGLILAALLSLSAFFSMAETSITTLWPWKVRELAEKEPENGVFRMLRSDVTRFLTTILIGTTVVNIAATALVTEAATAIFGEAGVSAATGLMTVAILLLTEITPKSVAVHNAQEVARLVVRPVAWLSLILYPVGRIVTYLSMGILKILGLKGRSEPYVTEDELKLMLRGAELSGAIEEEEQDMIENVLEIKDTHVREVMTPLVDVVAIDASGSLVDFHSMWVTHQYSRVPVFEQRIDNIVGIAYAMDLLDYVQKGDLLESTSVGDMAHKPAYFVPDSMSVWNLLREFRIRKVHMAVVLNEYGGTIGIVTLEDVVEEIVGEIFDENDSKEEIQKKTGYIVMRDEGVYDVDANTSIDQLSEELNMKMPEGIQYETVSGFVCEAFGYIPKTGESVKVVLEKENWEEEGEEEEGKQERQEQKEKHQIYRVEILAGNARKVSAVRFERVNDMDQVSEAKDVRSMVPKFVRKWSSEEDDGNSTYQEKTWSSEEDDGNSTYQDNKPENAVSDEHVLADK; this is encoded by the exons ATGGCACTTGAATTATCGGTTCTGGGTCGGTCTCTCATTGGCGCAAAAGCCTCAATTTTGAAGAAATGTAATCAAAGATCGAAGCTTTCAGGAAGACTTCACTGCCCTGTGGCGTTGAGTCCTTGTAAAAACCGCAGCTTGAGTTTCAGATTCCGACCAAGTTCTGGATTTAGCTACAGAAGCAGTAGTAGCTTTATGCTGTTTAGCTCGAGTCAACATCACGATGGCAGTCAACAAAGTTCTGATTCCGGGGAAAAAGATCTGGATTCTATCAAGGTTTTGCTGAAACGTGGGATTGTTGTGGGAGCAGTTGTGTCTGGAGTTTTCTTATACGGATGCCGTAAGGTGTTGGCGTCGGCGGGTGTGGTGGAAGCAGGGTATGAGGTGTTTGGTCAGAGCCTAGTGTTGTTCAAGAATGCTTTGCCGAAGATTTATCAGGTTCTTAGGGTTCTTAGAGAGCAGGGTTTGATATTGGCTGCGTTGCTAAGCCTCTCAGCGTTCTTCTCTATGGCAGAAACCTCCATCACAACATTGTGGCCGTGGAAG GTGCGTGAGTTAGCTGAGAAAGAACCAGAGAACGGTGTATTCAGAATGCTACGGAGTGATGTTACTAGATTCCTGACGACTATACTTATTGGAACAAC TGTTGTGAACATTGCGGCAACTGCTCTGGTCACAGAAGCAGCAACAGCTATATTTGGAGAAGCTGGTGTTAGCGCAGCCACTGGATTGATGACT GTAGCTATATTACTCCTAACTGAGATTACTCCAAAAAGTGTTGCTGTCCACAATGCTCAAGAAGTTGCAAGGCTGGTG GTCAGGCCAGTGGCGTGGCTTTCCTTAATATTATATCCTGTCGGAAGAATTGTCACATATCTCTCAATGGGAATACTGAAAATTCTTGGTTTGAAAGGAAGGAG CGAGCCGTATGTTACTGAAGATGAGTTGAAACTGATGTTACGAGGTGCAGAACTAAGTGGCGCCATTGAAGAAGAGGAGCAG GACATGATTGAAAATGTGCTGGAGATTAAAGACACCCATGTTCGAGAGGTGATGACTCCTCTTGTTGATGTAGTTGCAATAGACGCCAGCGGCAGTCTAGTTGATTTCCATAGCATGTGGGTGACCCATCAGTACTCGAG GGTGCCTGTTTTTGAGCAGCGTATAGATAATATAGTGGGTATAGCTTATGCTATGGATCTTCTAGATTATGTTCAGAAGGGTGATCTGTTAGAAAGTACTTCTGTGGGTGACATGGCACATAAACCTGCTTACTTCGTCCCTG ATTCAATGTCAGTTTGGAATCTTCTTAGGGAGTTTCGCATAAGAAAGGTTCACATGGCAGTTGTCCTTAACGAGTATGGTGGAACCATTGGA ATTGTAACTCTTGAAGATGTGGTTGAAGAGATTGTTGGTGAAATATTTGATGAAAACGATTCAAAA GAGGAGATTCAGAAGAAGACAGGGTATATTGTGATGAGAGACGAAGGGGTCTATGATGTTGATGCTAATACATCTATAGACCAGCTGTCAGAAGAGCTGAACATGAAGATGCCAGAG GGGATTCAGTATGAGACGGTCTCAGGCTTTGTGTGTGAGGCCTTTGGGTATATCCCAAAAACTGGAGAGAGTGTAAAGGTTGTTCTTGAAAAGGAAAACTGGGAAGAGGAGGGTGAAGAAGAGGAAGGTAAACAGGAGAGGCAGGAGCAGAAAGAAAAGCACCAAATCTATAGAGTAGAG ATACTAGCAGGGAATGCAAGAAAAGTGAGTGCTGTCCGGTTTGAGAGAGTCAACGACATGGATCAAGTGTCGGAGGCGAAAGATGTGAGAAGCATGGTGCCTAAGTTCGTAAGGAAATGGAGCAGCGAAGAGGACGATGGGAACTCCACTTACCAAGAGAAAACATGGAGCAGCGAAGAGGATGATGGTAACTCGACTTACCAAGATAACAAACCCGAGAACGCTGTCTCTGATGAACATGTATTGGCTGATAAATAG
- the LOC106335143 gene encoding ABC transporter C family member 3-like translates to MDFLGSMKDNGMFTTFLSFSDSSSYLMEPRCVSGFLHGVLLLVLFCSWVRGRNNGFGSVTESLKEKRGFGFKSVLFCSLVLSLLDLVLTSLSGFYWYESDWLDEEQLVSLLMFLLPTVSWGVLSLSLHRCSDYEMRKSPLLLRIWLVFYLAVSCYSRVVVDKRQVHLLVCDIVSFSGALLLCYVAFFKKARGGNNSNGVWEEPLLNGDSTVGGGVGSDEATPCSRASLLSLLTFSWMGPLIEIGNKKTLDLEDVPQLHDSDSVVGLAPKFRTMLESSSDGGGGGGVTTFKLMKALFFSAQWEILVTAFFAFIYTVASYVGPALIDTFVQYLNGRRQYNNEGYVLVITFFLAKLVECLSQRHWFFRLQKVGIRMRSSLVAMIYEKGLTLSCHSKQGRTSGEIINLMTVDAERIGSFSWYMHDPWMVLLQVGLALWILYRNLGLASVAALIATILVMLVNFPFGRMQERFQEKLMEAKDNRMKSTSEILRNMRILKLQGWEMKFLSKIFDLRKSEEGWLKKYVYNSAVISFVFWGAPTLVSVFTFGACILLGIPLESGKILSALATFSILQEPIYSLPDTISMVVQTKVSLDRIASYLCLDNLQPDVVETLPQGGSDIAVEVRNSTLSWDVSSESPTLKDISFKVLPGMKVAVCGTVGSGKSSLLSSMLGEVPKVSGSLKVCGTKAYVVQSPWIQSGKIEDNILFGKPMERERYEKVLEACSLSKDLEILSFGDQTVIGERGINLSGGQKQRIQIARALYQDADIYLFDDPFSAVDAHTGSHLFKEVLLGLLSSKSVIYVTHQVEFLPAADLILVMKDGRISQAGKYNDILSSGTDFMELIGAHQEALAVVSSVDASSVSEKPALGGQEDAIGLDGKQESQDVKNDKPDTEETKRQLVQEEEREKGSVALDVYWKYITLAYGGALVPFIVLAQVLFQLLQIGSNYWMAWATPVSKDVEAPVNISTLMIVYVALAVGSSVFILVRATLLVTAGYKTATELFHKMHHCIFRSPMSFFDSTPSGRIMNRASTDQSAVDLDIPYQFGLVAITVIQLIGIIGVMSQVSWLVFLVFIPVVAASIWYQRYYIAAARELSRLVGVCKAPLIQHFAETISGSTTIRSFNQESRFRGDNMRLSDGYSRPKFYSAGAREWLGFRLDMLSSLTFAFSLVFLISIPTGVIHPSLAGLAVTYGLNLNTMQAWLIWTLCNLENKIISVERMLQYASVPSEPPLVIESNRPEQSWPSRGEVDIHDLQVRYAPHMPLVLRGITCTFKGGLRTGIVGRTGSGKSTLIQTLFRIVEPSAGEIKIDGVNILNIGLHDLRLRLSIIPQDPTMFEGTVRSNLDPLEEYTDDQIWEALDKCQLGDEVRKKEQKLDSSVSENGENWSMGQRQLVCLGRVLLKRSKILVLDEATASVDTATDNLIQKTLREHFSDCTVITIAHRISSVIDSDMVLLLSDGIIEEYDTPVKLLENKSSSFAKLVAEYTARSSSSFE, encoded by the exons ATGGACTTTCTAGGTTCCATGAAAGATAACGGTATGTTCACAACGTTCTTGTCGTTCTCGGATTCTAGTTCTTATCTTATGGAACCCAGATGTGTCTCTGGTTTCTTGCACGGAGTGTTGTTGCTGGTTCTGTTTTGTTCATGGGTTAGGGGGAGAAACAATGGTTTTGGTTCTGTTACGGAGAGTTTAAAAGAAAAGAGAGGGTTCGGGTTCAAGTCGGTTCTGTTTTGTAGTTTAGTTCTGTCTCTCCTTGACCTCGTGTTGACGTCCTTGAGTGGTTTCTACTGGTACGAGAGTGATTGGTTAGATGAAGAGCAGTTAGTGTCTCTCCTCATGTTTCTATTACCAACGGTTTCTTGGGGAGTTTTGTCGCTGTCCTTGCATCGTTGCAGTGATTATGAGATGAGAAAGTCTCCACTTTTGCTTAGGATCTGGTTAGTTTTCTATCTTGCGGTTTCTTGCTACTCTCGTGTGGTGGTAGACAAGAGACAAGTTCATCTTTTAGTGTGCGACATAGTTTCTTTTAGCGGCGCTTTGCTTCTCTGCTATGTAGCTTTCTTCAAGAAAGCTAGAGGAGGCAACAACAGCAATGGAGTTTGGGAAGAGCCTCTCTTGAATGGAGATTCAACCGTTGGTGGTGGTGTGGGGAGTGATGAGGCTACTCCTTGCTCTAGAGCTAGCCTTCTCAGTCTCTTGACTTTCTCTTGGATGGGTCCATTGATAGAGATCGGAAACAAGAAAACCCTTGATCTTGAAGACGTTCCTCAGCTTCATGATAGCGACAGTGTAGTTGGGTTAGCTCCTAAGTTCAGGACCATGCTGGAATCATCATCAGATGGTGGTGGTGGTGGTGGTGTGACAACGTTCAAGCTCATGAAAGCGTTGTTCTTTTCAGCTCAGTGGGAGATTCTAGTGACTGCCTTCTTTGCTTTCATCTACACGGTGGCGTCATACGTTGGACCAGCGCTCATCGACACGTTCGTTCAATACCTCAACGGACGCAGACAGTACAACAACGAAGGGTATGTGCTGGTGATCACTTTCTTTCTCGCTAAGCTTGTGGAGTGTCTCTCTCAGAGACATTGGTTCTTTAGGCTACAGAAGGTTGGTATCAGGATGAGATCTTCATTGGTGGCGATGATATACGAGAAGGGTCTGACGCTTTCATGCCATTCGAAGCAAGGACGCACAAGCGGTGAGATTATAAACTTAATGACTGTGGATGCTGAGAGGATTGGTAGTTTTAGTTGGTACATGCATGATCCATGGATGGTTTTGCTACAAGTCGGTCTAGCTCTGTGGATATTGTATAGGAATCTTGGATTAGCTTCGGTAGCAGCTTTGATTGCAACCATTCTAGTAATGCTAGTGAACTTCCCGTTTGGGAGGATGCAAGAGAGGTTCCAGGAGAAGTTAATGGAAGCTAAGGACAACAGGATGAAGTCAACATCTGAGATCTTGAGGAACATGAGGATACTCAAACTTCAAGGATGGGAGATGAAGTTTCTGTCAAAGATATTTGATCTGAGGAAGTCTGAGGAAGGTTGGTTGAAGAAGTATGTGTATAACTCAGCTGTTATAAGCTTTGTCTTCTGGGGAGCTCCTACTTTGGTCTCAGTGTTCACCTTTGGTGCTTGTATACTTCTTGGCATCCCACTTGAGTCTGGTAAGATACTCTCAGCGCTTGCAACGTTCAGTATCTTGCAAGAGCCTATCTACAGTCTTCCAGACACCATCTCCATGGTTGTGCAGACCAAAGTCTCTCTTGATAGGATTGCGTCTTATCTCTGTCTAGACAACTTACAGCCAGACGTTGTGGAGACGCTTCCTCAAGGAGGTTCAGACATAGCTGTGGAAGTGAGAAACAGCACTTTATCATGGGATGTTTCTTCGGAAAGCCCAACTTTAAAAGACATCAGCTTCAAGGTCCTTCCTGGGATGAAGGTTGCAGTTTGTGGTACTGTTGGCTCTGGGAAGTCAAGCTTGCTTTCATCTATGCTTGGAGAAGTACCAAAAGTATCTGGAAGTCTTAAGGTTTGTGGGACAAAGGCCTACGTGGTTCAATCTCCTTGGATTCAGAGTGGTAAAATTGAGGACAACATCTTGTTTGGTAAGCCAATGGAAAGAGAGAGATATGAGAAGGTGCTTGAAGCATGTTCTTTGAGTAAGGATCTGGAGATACTCTCATTTGGTGATCAGACTGTTATAGGAGAACGTGGCATTAATCTGAGTGGTGGACAGAAGCAAAGGATACAGATTGCACGTGCTCTATACCAAGATGCAGATATCTACTTGTTTGATGATCCTTTTAGTGCCGTGGATGCTCACACAGGGTCACATCTCTTTAAG GAAGTTTTGCTGGGGCTTTTGTCTTCCAAATCAGTTATTTATGTAACTCATCAAGTTGAGTTCTTACCTGCTGCTGATCTTATACTG GTCATGAAAGATGGAAGGATCAGCCAAGCTGGAAAATACAATGACATCCTCAGCTCTGGAACTGATTTCATGGAGCTTATAGGTGCTCATCAGGAGGCTCTTGCAGTAGTTAGCTCTGTTGATGCCAGTTCTGTCTCTGAGAAACCAGCTTTAGGCGGCCAAGAAGATGCTATTGGTCTTGATGGGAAACAAGAAAGTCAAGATGTGAAGAACGATAAGCCAGACACTGAGGAGACCAAAAGACAGCTTGTGCAAGAGGAAGAGAGGGAGAAAGGTAGCGTTGCTTTGGATGTATACTGGAAATATATCACACTAGCCTATGGAGGAGCTCTTGTGCCTTTCATAGTGTTGGCACAGGTTCTGTTTCAGCTTCTACAGATTGGAAGCAACTACTGGATGGCTTGGGCTACTCCTGTTTCTAAAGATGTGGAAGCTCCTGTGAACATCTCAACGTTAATGATCGTTTATGTTGCTTTAGCCGTTGGAAGTTCCGTATTCATTCTCGTTAGAGCCACGCTTCTTGTCACCGCTGGTTACAAGACTGCTACTGAACTGTTTCATAAGATGCACCACTGTATCTTCCGCTCGCCGATGTCTTTCTTTGATTCAACTCCAAGTGGAAGAATCATGAATAGA GCTTCTACAGACCAGTCTGCAGTGGATTTGGACATACCATATCAGTTCGGATTAGTTGCTATCACAGTCATTCAGCTTATAGGAATCATTGGGGTTATGTCTCAAGTTTCTTGGCTTGTTTTTCTTGTCTTCATCCCTGTGGTTGCTGCCTCCATATGGTATCAG AGATATTACATAGCTGCAGCAAGAGAGCTTTCACGTTTAGTTGGAGTATGCAAAGCCCCACTGATTCAGCACTTTGCTGAAACCATATCAGGCTCAACAACCATCAGGAGTTTCAATCAAGAATCAAGATTCCGTGGCGACAACATGAGGCTTAGTGATGGTTACTCTAGGCCCAAATTCTATTCAGCTGGAGCAAGGGAATGGCTTGGCTTCCGCCTCGATATGTTATCTTCACTTACATTTGCCTTCTCACTTGTTTTCTTGATCTCTATACCTACTGGAGTGATTCATCCAAGCCTGGCGGGATTAGCAGTGACTTATGGACTCAATTTGAATACCATGCAAGCTTGGCTTATCTGGACTCTCTGTAATCTTGAGAACAAAATCATATCTGTAGAGAGGATGCTTCAGTATGCAAGTGTTCCTAGTGAACCACCTCTTGTGATAGAATCAAACCGGCCTGAACAATCATGGCCTTCACGTGGAGAAGTAGACATCCATGATCTTCAG GTTCGGTATGCTCCACATATGCCACTAGTGTTGCGAGGAATAACATGCACATTCAAAGGAGGTTTGAGAACAGGTATTGTTGGAAGGACAGGAAGCGGGAAATCGACTTTGATTCAAACCCTTTTCCGCATTGTTGAGCCTTCAGCTGGAGAAATAAAGATAGATGGAGTGAATATATTGAACATTGGGTTGCATGACTTGCGTTTGAGACTTAGTATTATACCTCAAGATCCAACCATGTTTGAAGGAACTGTGAGAAGTAACTTGGACCCTCTTGAGGAGTACACTGATGACCAAATATGGGAG GCTCTTGACAAGTGCCAACTAGGAGATGAGGTGAGGAAGAAGGAGCAAAAGTTGGACTCATCTGTGAGTGAGAATGGAGAGAACTGGAGCATGGGTCAGAGACAGCTTGTGTGTCTTGGTAGAGTTCTTCTCAAGAGAAGCAAGATCTTGGTTCTTGATGAAGCTACTGCTTCTGTTGACACTGCAACTGACAATCTGATTCAGAAAACGTTAAGAGAACACTTTTCAGATTGTACAGTGATAACCATTGCACACAGGATATCTTCGGTTATTGACAGTGACATGGTTCTGCTTCTTAGCGATG GGATCATTGAGGAGTACGATACGCCAGTGAAGTTGCTGGAGAACAAGTCTTCATCTTTTGCTAAACTTGTGGCCGAGTACACCGCAAGATCAAGTTCCAGTTTTGAGTAG